The DNA sequence AAGACCCTTAAGAATTAAGAGTGATTTTAATTTGGAGGCAAAAATGATTGCATTTTGAAGGCCCTTAGAAAATAAGAGTGATATTATTTTGAAGACCTTTATTAATTAAGTGATATTATTTTGAAGGCTCTCAGGATTTATTTTGAAGGTCGTCAAGAGTTAAGGGCGATATTATTTTGAAGGCGCTTAGGAGTTAAGGAAAGCCCTGAggattaataatattttgtagattACAGGGATGGCTCTGTTACTTGATGTGTCTCTATTGCTCACTAAGAAGATCGAAGGGATTGCTCAATTGGTTAAGGAGGGAATTTCTATCCTCTTGGTCACGGGTTCGAATCCTAAAATGAGAAGagtttgtgattatgcctcctagACCAAAACTTGTCGCTTAAGTGCAATTTACCTGATTCACGTGATTTGCAAGATACTGCGTCAGCTCGTAGGTTTATCCGGTGCGCATCCGAAGGATAGTGGCTTGCAGGTTCCTATGCGTCAGCTCGTAGGTTTATCCGGTGCGCATCCGAAGGATAGTGGCTTGCAGGTTCCTACGGTAAGAAAAACAGATATATCTCTCCGTCTTATTATAAAGACAAGAGGGATGTCTCTGTTACTTATTTTGaagacaaaaaaatttatcactACATCTTGCAATTGTGAAAAATCTTACAAGGAGCATGTTTTTAAGAAATCAATATACCGTGACAATTTTCAATCGTCATGCtaattataatttgaattgcgcttgtaaaatatttttcttatattgtCGCAGTAATACATATGtcaaaaaagaaatttcaaaCTTGCAAACTAAACTTGTCAAGTAGGACAGCCTGAACAAACTTGTAATTCCCACAATGCTACACTATCTTCTAATTTCTATTTATTAAGTcggattaataattaattacttgaccACAAGTAATTATCCTTTCTCTGAAACGAGAAAAGAATCAATTATTACATAAAATTTCTTTAAATAATTTCAGAAGTTATCACAACTCGAAAATTATATAAGATTAatagggataaatatcaagttggtgactcgtttcgtccaaatgtatcaattgagtgactgatttccaaattgactcaaattagacactcattagaaaaatttgtatcaaaaatatcactctatcgttagtcgaaattttgaaaatattatatattgagtttcacatattttttatgaatggtattacatccaaatgaaagattccgagtcctactatttttgctaatatttttagatttttaaaattttatcaactatttatttttaattttttgattgttttatttgatttaaataaaaataaataggagataaatttttaaaaatctaaaaatattatttaaaatactagaactcggaatctttcatttagatgtaataccattcataaaaaaatgtgcgaaactcaatatatagaactttcaaaatttcgactaacgatagagtgatatttttgatacaaatttttctaatgagtggctcatttgagtcaatttaggaatcagtcactcaattgatacatttggacgaaacgagtcaccaacttgatatttatcccaagattaaaataatttaattcggCATTTTACGTAACTTATCCTTTAAGCCTCTTGAGATAGGCCCAATAACAACATAACTGGGCCTGCGTGGGCTTTTTTCtataaaaacataattatgCAGGCATTTTGGTACATAAGATCTGATATCTGAGACAAATCGACACATCTGTCAAATCCAGACCCTATTTTTTCATAAACCCTAAAATTCCTGAAATCGAATTCGCCGTCAACACATTCTTTTCTCTGTTACTCTCCGTTCTgcttaaaacttgaaaacacaacataaatttctctaaaaaaattaatttctcaAGTAACAACATTCGTCTTCAACAAATTTGAGATTTACGGTATGTCTTCGACTAATTCTTCTGTACTTCCATATATTTTTTTCGCTTTCTTGTATATGtatggtattttttttaatgacatCTCATTAGTTGTTTAGTTTGGTAACAAAATTTATCAGATCTAGGATGTGTTTCGATTAATTTCTTCACTACTTCCGTATATTTTTCCTTTTTCGGTAACAAAATATATGCATTTTCCCGATCTCTTTCTCCATGTAAATAGGGATGTTAGTTTTACCCGACCTGATAGATACCCGACCCGTTCCAACCCGATTACATCTACCTAAACCTGATCTGGATatggatcttatttttagacTCGAAAAAGTTTGGATCTTGATTTGGATCTTAAATATTTTGAACCGAGACCTGACCCAAAATCCaaaatccgatccaaacccgataaaacccgatacaaaataattatatgtgtgtgtgcgcgaATGTGAGTGTGttaaatatatagtatatatattcaaaCATTATGATTTATTAGTTATGTgtgttaatattttatattcttaattttttttaaagttatcatatattttttataggtatatcatttttaatttttaatttattttattttattaagtatTCGAattaaacccgaacccgaacggAAACCCGAAAAAACTCGACAGATCGGATTTAGATCTTCATTTTAGATACCCGGACCTGAACCGGAgccgacccgaaatataatggatcgggtctggatTTTCTTGGTTTgaatttcctttaaaatgttctagatatatttgatttaagtaaaaaaatttatgaccGTTTGCATAATCTTGGGCTTCAAATCATAGTTGTATAGTTCAATACATTGGTCAATTATGTGAATCTTTGACAGGACTTAAGTTTTATAATTGCCATTGAAGGTTAAGAGGAGCTCTTGACGGGGCTTAAGTTAACTCGAGACTTATAACAGTTATTATATCATCATCAATTTACAAGCAGTTGTCTATATTCTACTGctctatataaatatttatagaacTTGGTTAAATGGCGCCAATGTACAGCCAAAGTGTTTATGTATGTTCTCACCCCATTTATAATAGCTTCGTTTTCTTATATACTATAGGGAGGAAAAGGTTGCACAGTGAGAGAAAAATGGCATCAAggggaagaggaagaggaagaagaggaagaCCCAGGAAGGTTCGGGGTTCTGATCTTCTGCATGGGTTTTTGGTTTCTTGCATTttcatgattttaaaaaaaatattagttgtTTTTTAGCCAAGGGAGACTCGGATGGATGCAGCCTTGGACGCGATGAAGGAATATGGTTTCAAGGAGAAGGATATTAAGCAAGCAGTGAAGGAGCTGTTAGAGGTTTGATGTTTACCACTAGTTGTTTTTTAAGAGTAAAACATTGTTATGTGTGTGCTTTTTTATTTTGGGAAATTTGTGAAGGGGATTTTTTGATAATGTCATTGTTTTGTTGAGACTCTTTCTTTGTTTATAGTGAAATTTGACCCCCCTGTGTATGAGTATTTGGCAGTGTAAAACAGTGCTATGCATGtgtatttgtgtttgttttgcaCTTACCCTTTTGATCCAAAGGTGCTAATGTTACACTTTTTGGGGGGATTATCCTGATTTTAGGTATACGGTGGGACTCAAGCCTGGCCACATATCGAAGATCATGGATATAGCATGCTTCTTGAAGTTATTTTAAGCAACCAGGAAGGGGAAAATGGAGAAGCTGGGCCAAGCCAGACGGGAGCAAATCAACCCGAAGAGACAATGGTACTATATAATGtcctaaaaaaaaattctgtgaagtataaatttttgattttgctgataatttatatttgaatgcCTAAATAGATGATTTATAGAATGATTATTGTTTTATATAACCTTTATTATTCACGGGGATTAGTTCAATAGTTTATTTCTGAGGTGTTGCATTGTTTAGATAATGGATGTCTAGAGATTAAGTTTATCAATTATCAGTAACCAAGTCACGCGAACAGTAAATTTTACGGATTTGCAAATATTGTGTTTATGTCTTTATGACCATTAGCAATATGGTATATGTTTATGTGTAGTTTGTGGAAGACAATGTTAATCAGCCCATTGTTAGCAATTCGTGCTTTATAGTGCAAAAGTTCTGTTGTACATGATGGTCTTTTCCCTAATTTCAGCAACTATAGGAAACCAACAACAAAATTTACAGTCAGAGTAGTATGGTATGCCGTTCGTGTGTAGTCTGGGATGTATAGCTAGCACTGCATAGCATGAATATATAGAAGTTTGTCTCTAATCATGAAGCTGTACATGTCTTAGGTTATGATTAAATACTTATTGCTGTGACAAAGTTCTGATGGCAAGTTGCCGAGTATCACCCTCTTTGCATATGATCGCTTTTTTTGTAGGCCTCGGAGCCTCTAAATGGTGACACGGAACAAAATTTGGATACTGCACCAATAGGTAGTATGGAGCCTCCAAATAATGCCGAACTGCCTATTCCTGACATCATTGAAAATGCACCAAATAATGACAATACAGGTACACTATAAGAATTATCATCTCGTTTAAGAAAAATAAGTTGAGTTTATGCCTCAGCTAATATTTGTATGATACAATGTTATTGACTTTATGGTGAAACAATGTTATTACATAAAGGTCAGGATagcaaaattttgaattgtagAATGTAATATGATATTGGTCACCACACACATTGAATGATGAGAATGTTGTTCTCCATGGTGAAGGTATGGAAGACTCCCGTGGACTTGATGTTACTCTTATGGCCCCTGTTATCAGCTCAGATGTCAACCTCGGTAATACTAACACCGAGCTTTCCCTGGCCATCCTCCCTCCACAAGCACCGGGGGGAACTATTCCAAAGAAAAGACGCAGGCCTTGCTACGGGtggattgatgatgatgatgaagacttGAATGACATTGTGCATTTAAGACCTTCTTAGGGTGGTCATTGATCTTATTGGTTGTCTAGCATATTTTGGCAAACCTATGAATGGCCGGTTCTTATGAATTCTGTAGAATTTTAACTTGGAGCAAATTTTCGAAGTGGTTGCATTTTCCATCTTTTATACTTCCAGCAAAATTTAAAGAGTTTATGTATTTGATTCTATCTATTTTTCCTTTTTGGATCCTTTGTTGcatttcttttcaaatttagagttaagttcgtttttatattataatctcTTTGTGATATAATAATGCAGGCAGTGGTTATATTTGTGTGTTAGCCTGTGTGCCACCAATTCAACAAAAATGTTCCCAAATACCAGAAGATGATTCTAACCTATCACTTTGCAATTCAAAACACTAGTTTGTATAGTGTTTATTCTATTTTCATTCTTTAACGCTGTATGGTCTAGCGTTTTGAAATCCTAATTGGCATTTCATGTAGCGTTTTCCTGTTAAAATGCAATAGATCTAGCGTTTTCTATTGAAAATCAAAATGTTAGCTTATCTAGCATTAATATATTGTATTTAGGATTTTTCTCTCAACTctgttatttttgttatttttggtATTATTTGTGGTTTCTGTGACTCTGGACCTTTCTCCGGTTTACCTATATCATtttgttaaacaaaaaaaaattacaacatatttatctttttatgcATGTTAAACATATTTTGCCATGGTAACGGGAAACGAAACAGATTGACTAGCATTGCTGGCCTTCAAAGCAAAAATTATTCATGATCCTCAAGGAGCATTTAGCTCATGAAATATGATTCTCCGCTTCTGCAATCAGGTAGGCATTACTTGCGGCAAGCTGCCAAGCAGCACAAGAGAGTAACCAGCATAAACCTCACGTCCAAAGGTTTTGTCGGCTCTGTCTCGTGATGCAGGAAACATGATTTTCCTGAGTGATAGAGAAGTAGACCGTCTTTTCAGGCTTAAAGTTCTAAGCTTCGGACAAAATGCTTTGGAAGGGAATATACCAGATACCTTGGGACGAGTAAGATCCTGACTTCTGTTTCCAATATCTCATCACTGAATGTCTTCAATTTGGCCAATAATCAACTTCAAGTAAGTATACCATCAGACTTTGGATCGACCCATTGCAATTTGCAATCTGCAAAAGATTCAGCTATCTGATAACAGATGAAGTGGAACCATCCCTATATCACTTTCTAATGCTTCAAAACTCCAAGTTATGGACTTGCAGTTCAACAGTTTTGCCGGTTTCATACCTGAGATCTTGGATGGTTACTCTATCTTCAGAAATTAGGTCTGACAAATAATAATCTAGGATTTGGCGAAAAGGATGGCTTGAGTTCCATTGAATCGTTAATCAATTGTAGCAGCTTAATGATACTGGAACTAGGGGCCAATAAAATGCTCTGGAAGGGAATATACCAGATACCTTGGGAAGAATGCGATCCTGATTCCTGACTTCTGTTTTCAATCGTTAGTACATCAAATACAAGGGCTAGCAGTAGGAATTAACAGATACAGGGTCGGTGTGCATCCACATTAATCCGGAGCATCCACTGACACTTGTTATTAGTAAATCAGACACAGGTGTAAGGTCATACAGGAAACAAAAAGGAAAAGGGAGAGAGTAAAACCTCAGAATTAAGATGAGTGCGGGAGTTTACAAATTCTGGAAGTATATACTATATCTGTTTCTCATCTGCCCGACTCAAATCATCCCAACTTCTGCTGCTACGGTAAAGGGAAACGAAACAGATCAACTAGCATTGTTGGCCTTCAAAGAAAAAATTATCCATGATCCTCAAGGAGCTTTTAGCTCATGGAATATGTCTCTCAACTTCTGCAGCTGGGCAGGCATCACATGCAGCAAACAACACAAAAGAGTCACCAGCATAAACCTTGCATCTAAGGCATTTGTGGGCTCTTTACCGCGTGATATAGGAAACATAATTTTCCTGACTGAAATTGTTCTTACCAACAACAGTCTTCAAGGCACAATTCCTCAAGAAGTCGACCGTCTTTTCAGTCTTAAAGTTCTAAGCTTGGGACGAAACGCTTTGGAAGGAAATATACCAGATACCTTGGGACGAGTTAATAGGTTAGTCATTCTCGAACTTTTTTCCAATAACCTATCTGGTACGATCCCGAATTCTGTTTTCAATCTCTCATCACTGAATGTCTTCAATTTGGCCAACAATCAACTTCAAGGAAGTATACCAACAGACTTTGGTCTGACCCATCACAATCTACAGAAGATTCAGCTATTTGATAACAGATTAAGTGGAAACATCCCTATATCACTTTCTAATGCTTCAAAACTTCAAGTTATTCACTTGCAGTTCAACAATTTTAGTGGCCCCATATCAGTAGATTTTGGAAGGTTACCGTATCTTCAAAATTTAAGTCTGGAATATAATAATTTCGGACTTGGGGAACAGGGTGACTTGAAATTTATTGACTCGTTAGTAAATTGCAGGAGCTTAAAGATATTGAAACTAGGGGCCAATAACTTACAAGGATCATTGCCCCGTTCTATTGCTAATCTATCAATCGAGCTAACGATGATAAGCTTAGCAGATAACTGTATATGTGGAAGCATCCCTCCCGACATATCCAAATTTATCAATTTGATCTTTTTATCTATAGAGCATAACAATTTCACGGGCATTATTCCCCCTGAAATCACCCAACTTGGAAAGTTGCAAAGCATTCTTCTTTCTAACAACAGACTTACAGGGAACATTCTGGCCTCCATAGGGAACCTATCTATGTTGGATGAAGTTCATTTAGAATATAATGAATTGAACGGAATAAAGCAGGGTATTGGTTATATCTGCGGCCTTAGTTCTATCATTCTGTTAAATGCATAAAATTGTTCATAGCTAGATGCTTACAAGAATCCAGGTTCCATGAATCCCGACTTCTGCTACCTTAAGTGGAAATGAAACCGATCAACTAGCTCTGTCGGCCTTCAAAGCAAAGATTTTTCATGATCCTCGAGGATCTTTTAGCTCATAGAAATAGGGTACGACTCCTATTTCTATGCTCACATGCAAGTTGCAACGAGTTCTTCTTTTTAATCAGGGACGGAAGAGGCAAGGAGAACACGTGTCCCCcctaaatttttgttttatatttttttcctattctaaattttataaaattatagaagtgcccccataaaatttaaaaatatataggtgttttctCAAAATTTGGTTAGTGTCCTCATACAGTTTGAATTCTAGATTCGCCCTGTTCTGACAAGAAACTTTcacgaacatatatatttatgttggaTGAGATATATTtcgaaaataatgattttacaTTATCCCTCGACTATCCCCAATGCTGGTCCTCTTGGATTTGTCTCAGAATGACCTCAGTGAAACTATCCCC is a window from the Daucus carota subsp. sativus chromosome 8, DH1 v3.0, whole genome shotgun sequence genome containing:
- the LOC108198389 gene encoding probable LRR receptor-like serine/threonine-protein kinase At3g47570, which produces MSAGVYKFWKYILYLFLICPTQIIPTSAATVKGNETDQLALLAFKEKIIHDPQGAFSSWNMSLNFCSWAGITCSKQHKRVTSINLASKAFVGSLPRDIGNIIFLTEIVLTNNSLQGTIPQEVDRLFSLKVLSLGRNALEGNIPDTLGRVNRLVILELFSNNLSGTIPNSVFNLSSLNVFNLANNQLQGSIPTDFGLTHHNLQKIQLFDNRLSGNIPISLSNASKLQVIHLQFNNFSGPISVDFGRLPYLQNLSLEYNNFGLGEQGDLKFIDSLVNCRSLKILKLGANNLQGSLPRSIANLSIELTMISLADNCICGSIPPDISKFINLIFLSIEHNNFTGIIPPEITQLGKLQSILLSNNRLTGNILASIGNLSMLDEVHLEYNELNGIKQGIGYICGLSSIILLNA
- the LOC108198388 gene encoding uncharacterized protein LOC108198388 yields the protein MAPMYSQSVYVCSHPIYNSFVFLYTIGRKRLHSERKMASRGRGRGRRGRPRKPRETRMDAALDAMKEYGFKEKDIKQAVKELLEVYGGTQAWPHIEDHGYSMLLEVILSNQEGENGEAGPSQTGANQPEETMASEPLNGDTEQNLDTAPIGSMEPPNNAELPIPDIIENAPNNDNTGMEDSRGLDVTLMAPVISSDVNLGNTNTELSLAILPPQAPGGTIPKKRRRPCYGWIDDDDEDLNDIVHLRPS